One segment of Macrotis lagotis isolate mMagLag1 chromosome 1, bilby.v1.9.chrom.fasta, whole genome shotgun sequence DNA contains the following:
- the SMIM35 gene encoding small integral membrane protein 35 yields MGEESISTLGLILGVGLSLLVVSILGYSLAKWYQHGYCWEGPNFVFNLYQIRNLKSGELELGPPFTISGRLSNSESGYKQFYERQV; encoded by the exons ATGG GTGAGGAGTCCATCAGTACTTTAGGTCTTATCTTAGGAGTGGGACTGTCACTACTAGTAGTGTCCATCCTTGGCTACAGTCTGGCCAAGTGGTACCAACACGGATACTGCTGGGAGG GGCCCAACTTTGTGTTTAACTTGTACCAGATCCG CAACCTGAAATCTGGGGAGTTGGAGCTGGGTCCTCCCTTCACCATCAGTGGTCGCCTCAGCAACTCAGAAAGTGGTTATAAGCAGTTCTATGAGAGGCAAGTCTGA